A window of the Buchnera aphidicola (Pterocallis alni) genome harbors these coding sequences:
- the erpA gene encoding iron-sulfur cluster insertion protein ErpA, with translation MNNHNQFNIKITKSANDKINQLINTGKNKNLKFRIYIIGGGCNGFQYKFKMDKKININDVIIKKNHIIVVDSISLQYINGGILDYQETFLGSKFIVSNPNANTTCSCGSSFSI, from the coding sequence ATGAACAACCACAATCAATTTAATATAAAAATTACAAAATCAGCAAATGATAAAATTAATCAATTAATAAACACAGGGAAAAATAAAAATTTAAAATTTCGTATTTATATTATAGGAGGAGGGTGTAATGGGTTCCAATACAAATTTAAAATGGATAAAAAAATTAATATAAATGATGTTATTATAAAAAAAAACCATATTATAGTTGTTGATTCTATTAGTTTACAATATATTAATGGAGGAATACTTGATTATCAAGAAACTTTCTTAGGATCAAAATTTATAGTATCTAATCCAAACGCAAATACTACTTGTAGTTGCGGTTCTTCATTTAGTATATAA